The following DNA comes from Peribacillus sp. FSL E2-0218.
TTTCGAGGAATTCCAAGGTTTGCTGGATCATGCCCGGTCTGTACCAGCTTTGATTCCGGAACTCTATAGCAACTGGCGTGTCGCCCATCTCAAGCTTGCACCACCGTAAATAATCGACATTCTCCCGCTTACAGTCAAACCATGGTGGAAATTGAAACAGGACCATCGCGAGCTTACCTGCCGTATCATAAGCCTCAAGGGAATCACGAAAGGCTTTGAACATATCCTTTTTACTTTCAAATGGAATTTCCCCGCGCTGATGTCCTGTCATCCCCTGATAAGCTTTAACGACAAATTGAAAGGAGGCAGGCGTCTCGGCTACCCACTTTTCACTGTTCCGCTTTGGCTGAACCGCATAAAACGAAGCATCCACCTCCACAACAGGAAAATGGGCCCCGTACTCCTTCAGTTTATCACGCTGGGACACACCGCCCTCATACAAACGATCATGATCGCCCCAGCCAGTCACACCCACATAAATCATCTGTACCATCCCTCCCCTTTACACAGGCTTCGCTTACTATATTTTTACCCTGAGAAGGCGCATTTAATCTTGGTGTAACGCCAACCTCATCCCACTTAAAAAAGAAAGAACCTGCCAGTCTCCCCGGCAGGCTTTCGTATGAATGGATATGCTCTATCGCCTTACAGGCATCCGATCATTCTCCGTTGGAGCCTTCCATTTCGAACTTGATCGATTGAAGCTGACAACCTTTTAAGTCCTTATTTTTTAGTCTAATGATAATACTCTTTTCAAATCGCATCAAGTTTTATGAATCAAGGTCCGGATTGCACCATTCCATCAAAAATCATAACAAATAAAAAGGAGACGAACTATAAAGTCCGTCTCCTCACTAAAGGTAATCTGAACCGCCACAAAATAGCACGTTTCAAGATCGTTGTATTTAATTTACCCGATGGAGCCTTCCATTTCGAACTTGATCAGACGGTTCATTTCAACCGCATATTCCATTGGAAGTTCTTTTGTAAATGGCTCGATGAAGCCCATTACGATCATTTCCGTTGCTTCTTGCTCAGAGATTCCGCGGCTCATCAGGTAGAACAATTGCTCTTCCGATACTTTGGATACCTTCGCTTCATGCTCAAGGGAGATGTTATCGTTCAGGATTTCATTGTAAGGGATTGTATCAGATGTAGACTGATTATCCATGATGAGCGTATCACATTCAATATTCGAACGAGCTCCGTCCGCTTTACGTCCGAAGTGGACAATACCACGGTAGGTTACTTTTCCGCCTTGTTTGGATATTGATTTGGAAACGATCGTTGATGATGTATTAGGCGCAAGATGCGTCATTTTTGCTCCTGCATCTTGGTGCTGCCCTTTACCAGCGATGGCAATCGATAATGTCATTCCGCGAGCGCCTTCACCTTTTAGGATGACAGCAGGGTATTTCATTGTCAATTTGGAGCCAATGTTGCCATCGATCCATTCCATTGTAGCATTGGCATCACATACCGCACGTTTCGTAACCAGGTTGAACACATTGTTTGCCCAGTTTTGAATCGTTGTGTAACGGCAGTAAGCATCTTTTTTAATGACGATTTCAACGACCGCACTGTGAAGGGAGTTCGTCGTATAGACAGGTGCTGTACAACCTTCCACATAGTGAACGGATGCGCCTTCATCCACGATGATCAGTGTACGTTCGAATTGACCCATGTTTTCAGAGTTAATCCGGAAGTACGCTTGAAGCGGAGTATCCACTTTAACGCCTTTTGGTACATAGATGAAAGATCCGCCAGACCAAACAGCCGAGTTCAATGCCGCGAACTTATTGTCAGTCGGAGGAATCGTTTTGCCGAAATGTTCACGGAAGATATCTTCGTTTTCACGAAGTGCTGAATCGGTATCTTTAAATACGATACCCATATCCTCCAATTCCACTTTCATGCTGTGGTAAACCACTTCGGATTCATATTGGGCGGATACCCCTGCAAGATATTTCTGTTCCGCTTCAGGGATTCCCAATTTATCAAAAGTCTGCTTGATTTCATCAGGAACTTCATCCCATGATTTTTCTGATTTCTCTGATGGCTTCACATAGTATGTGATCTCATCAAAGTTCAGGCTATTCAAATCTCCGCCCCACTGAGGCATAGGCATGTTATAGAAGTGCTTCAATGATTTCAAGCGGAAATCAAGCATCCATTGCGGTTCATCCTTCATTCGCGAGATTTCTTTCACGATATCTTCTGTAAGACCACGCTTTGAACGGAAGATGGAAATATCTTTATCCGCAAAGCCATATTTATAATCGCCAATATCAGGCATTTTCTTTGCCATAGCTCGTATTCCTCCATTTCAAATGGCTGAATTACAACAGCTCATTTTCCAATTAATTATTCCTTCAATCCCTTTTCCATGGCCTTCCAAGCTAAAGTGGCACACTTGATTCTGGCAGGGAATTTAGAAACACCCTGAAGGGCTTCAATGTCCCCAAGGTCTATCTCATCATCGTATTCTTTTCCTTGTATCATTAAAGAAAAAGTGTCGGACATGGCCAAAGCCGTATCTATATCTTTGCCCTTAATGGCTTGTGTCATCATGGAAGCTGAACTCATGGATATGGAACAGCCGTCACCGTCGAATTTAACATCGCTGACTTTTCCATCTTCGATCTTCATCGTTAAACGGATCCGATCGCCGCAAGTTGGATTGTTCATATCGATTGTCATGCTTCCATCTTCAAGCATACCCTTATTACGTGGTTTCTTATAGTGATCCATGATGACCTGACGGTAAAGTGTATCTAAGTTTTCAAAAGACATTGCTGAAATACTCCTTCGTTTTAACAAGCCCGGATACAAGCTTATCAATATCTTCTTCCGTGTTATAGAGATAGAAGCTAGCCCTTGCTGTCGATGACACGTCGAGCCATTTCATTAATGGCTGTGCACAATGATGACCGGCCCGGACAGCTATTCCATCTGCATCAAGAACGGTGGCGACGTCATGTGGATGTACGTCAGCAATATTGAAGGTCACTACCCCCGCACGCTTTTCTGCATCCTTTGGACCGTAAATGGTCAAGCCTTCAACTGCAGACATTTTCTCGATCGCATATGCCGCCAGTTTGTGTTCATGACGTTCTATATGATCCAAGCCGATTTCTTCCAAGAAATCGATGGCAGCCCCGAGACCGATGGCACCGGCAATGATAGGAGTACCGCCTTCGAATTTCCACGGGAGTTCTTTCCATGTAGACTCATGAAGCCCTACAAAATCGATCATCTCTCCGCCGAATTCGACCGGCTCCATTTTTTCAAGAAGATCTTTTTTACCATATAATACGCCGATGCCCGTCGGTCCGACCATTTTATGGCCTGAGAAGGCGAAGAAATCACAATCCAAATCGCGGACATCCACTTTTAAGTGAGGTGTGCTTTGTGCCCCGTCGACGACCATGATTGCACCGTGTTCATGGGCAATTTTCGCGATTTCCTTCACAGGGTTGATCACGCCAAGTACATTCGAAACCTGCATGATGGAAACGATTTTCGTTGCATCGGTAATGGTGGCCCTTGCATCATCAATGGAAATCGTACCATCCTCTTGAAGCGGAAGGTACTTCAGTACGGCACCTTTTTCTTTTGCAAGCTGCTGCCACGGGATGATATTACTATGATGCTCCATGTAAGAGATGACGATTTCGTCACCCTCCCTTACATTGGCTCCACCGTAACTTCTTGCTACCGTATTTAAAGAAGTCGTCGTACCTCTCGTGAAGATGATTTCTTCAGTAGAAGAAGCGTTAATGAATTTACGCACCTTTTCACGTGCACCTTCATACGCATCCGTAGCTTTTGTTCCTAGTGTATGCACTCCGCGGTGAACATTCGAGTTGTAGCCGCGGTAATATTGCTCAATCGCTTCAATCACTGCAGCCGGTTTTTGAGAGGTTGCAGCACTATCCAAATAAACTAATGGCTGACCGTTGACTTCTTGATCTAATATTGGAAAAAGCTTACGAATTTCGTATGGGTTCATTACTGTACTTTCCTTTCAATGACCGCGACTAATTGCTTTTTAACTCCCTCAATTGGAAGCTGGTTGACAACAGGGGCCAAGAATCCGTGAATGACAAGCCGTTCGGCTTCTTTCTTCGTAATCCCACGGCTCATTAGATAATACAGTTGAAGCGGATCAACACGGCCGACAGAAGCGGCGTGACCAGCCGTTACGTCATCCTCATCAATCAATAGGATCGGATTGGCATCGCCACGTGCTTTATCACTCAGCATAAGCACGCGTGATTCTTGTTCGGCATTGGCTTTAGTAGCACCATACTCTATTTTCCCGATTCCATTGAAGATCGTGGAGGCACTGTCCTTCACAACACCATGCTTAAGGATATGTCCCTCGGAACGCTTGCCATAATGGATGATGGCAGTCGTGAAGTTTTGCTTTTGCTCCCCGCGGCCGACTACAACGGATTTAGTATCCCCATGTGAGCCATCGCCCATCAGGTACGTTATATTATCCGATATCGTATTACCGTCATTCATGAGACCAAGGGCAAATTCGATATGAGCATCACGTGCTGCCACACCACGGCGGTTAACATAGGTCGTAAAGCCTTTTGATAACGTATCGACCGCTCCGTATTCCACCTTCGCATTTGCATTGGCAAATACTTCGGTTACGATATTGGCGATTCCTTCATTAGATTCAACAGTCGAGAAATAGTTCTCTACATATGTCACCGAGCTATTATCTTCCGCTACGATCAATACATGGTTGAAAAGTGTAGCATCCGGATCATCCAGCAGGAATACCGATTGGATCGGTTCCTTGATTTCCACATTTTTCGGGACATAAAGGAATGCTCCCCCATTGACTAATGCAGCATGCAGCGCCGTTAGACGATGCTCATCTACTTTGACGCCGTCCTTCATGAAATATTTTTGCACGAGGTCAGAATGATCACGAGCCGCCGTGAAAATATCCGTGAAAATGACGCCTTGTTCCTTCACGCTGGCAGATAGGTTGATATGTGCCGGCGTGTTGTTGCGTTGAATGTATAAGTTTCCATTTTCTTCAATGATGGACTTGATTTCTTCCGGAAGCTCTTCCAAAGAAGCAAAAGCTTCACTTTGAACCGCATGAGTCTTGAAGGAAGTAAAGTTCCATTTGTCGATTTTCGTTTTATCCGGCTTTGGCATCGGCAGCTTTTCCAATTCCGAAAAAGCTTGAATCCGAAGCTCCGAAAGCCAGGCTGGCTCATTATTTTTAGCTGAATAAGAGCTGATATCCTCTTGTTCAAACGGTAATTTCGTTTCTGTAGTCATTGCAAATCCTCCTACTTACGCTTCTTCGCCAACAGTTTCGTCTTCGATGCCCAATTCTTGTTTAATCCAATCATAACCTTCCGCTTCCAAGCGGGCAGCTAGCTCTGGACCACCTGATTTCACGACGCGTCCTTGCATCATGACATGGACAAAATCAGGAGTGATGTAATTTAATAGACGTTGGTAATGAGTGATGATCAAGCAGCCAAAGTCTTCCCCACGCATTTCGTTGATCCCTTTTGAAACGACTTTAAGTGCATCGATATCAAGCCCTGAGTCAATCTCATCCAAAATGGCGATTTTAGGCTGAATCATCATTAATTGAAGAATTTCATTGCGTTTTTTCTCTCCGCCGGAGAATCCTTCGTTTAAATAACGTTGAGCCATATCTTCATCCATTTCAAGGAATTCCATTTTTTGATCCATTTGACGGATGAATTTCATCAATGAAATTTCGTCGCCTTCTTCACGGCGAGCGTTGATGGAAGAACGTAAGAAGTCAGCATTGGTAACCCCGCTGATTTCACTTGGATATTGCATGGCAAGGAATAGCCCGACACGAGCACGCTCGTCGACTTCCATTTCCAAAACATCTTCACCATCAAATGTGATGCTTCCGCTTGTTACTTCATATTTTGGGTGACCCATGATTGCTGATGATAAAGTGGATTTACCAGTTCCGTTAGGTCCCATGATTGCATGGATTTCCCCACCCTTAACTTCAAGGTTTACCCCTTTTAAAATCTCTTTGCCCTCAATTGATACGTGAAGATCTTTAACCGTTAATGTAGAAGCT
Coding sequences within:
- the sufC gene encoding Fe-S cluster assembly ATPase SufC; translation: MSASTLTVKDLHVSIEGKEILKGVNLEVKGGEIHAIMGPNGTGKSTLSSAIMGHPKYEVTSGSITFDGEDVLEMEVDERARVGLFLAMQYPSEISGVTNADFLRSSINARREEGDEISLMKFIRQMDQKMEFLEMDEDMAQRYLNEGFSGGEKKRNEILQLMMIQPKIAILDEIDSGLDIDALKVVSKGINEMRGEDFGCLIITHYQRLLNYITPDFVHVMMQGRVVKSGGPELAARLEAEGYDWIKQELGIEDETVGEEA
- the sufU gene encoding Fe-S cluster assembly sulfur transfer protein SufU: MSFENLDTLYRQVIMDHYKKPRNKGMLEDGSMTIDMNNPTCGDRIRLTMKIEDGKVSDVKFDGDGCSISMSSASMMTQAIKGKDIDTALAMSDTFSLMIQGKEYDDEIDLGDIEALQGVSKFPARIKCATLAWKAMEKGLKE
- a CDS encoding cysteine desulfurase, which gives rise to MNPYEIRKLFPILDQEVNGQPLVYLDSAATSQKPAAVIEAIEQYYRGYNSNVHRGVHTLGTKATDAYEGAREKVRKFINASSTEEIIFTRGTTTSLNTVARSYGGANVREGDEIVISYMEHHSNIIPWQQLAKEKGAVLKYLPLQEDGTISIDDARATITDATKIVSIMQVSNVLGVINPVKEIAKIAHEHGAIMVVDGAQSTPHLKVDVRDLDCDFFAFSGHKMVGPTGIGVLYGKKDLLEKMEPVEFGGEMIDFVGLHESTWKELPWKFEGGTPIIAGAIGLGAAIDFLEEIGLDHIERHEHKLAAYAIEKMSAVEGLTIYGPKDAEKRAGVVTFNIADVHPHDVATVLDADGIAVRAGHHCAQPLMKWLDVSSTARASFYLYNTEEDIDKLVSGLVKTKEYFSNVF
- the sufB gene encoding Fe-S cluster assembly protein SufB, translating into MAKKMPDIGDYKYGFADKDISIFRSKRGLTEDIVKEISRMKDEPQWMLDFRLKSLKHFYNMPMPQWGGDLNSLNFDEITYYVKPSEKSEKSWDEVPDEIKQTFDKLGIPEAEQKYLAGVSAQYESEVVYHSMKVELEDMGIVFKDTDSALRENEDIFREHFGKTIPPTDNKFAALNSAVWSGGSFIYVPKGVKVDTPLQAYFRINSENMGQFERTLIIVDEGASVHYVEGCTAPVYTTNSLHSAVVEIVIKKDAYCRYTTIQNWANNVFNLVTKRAVCDANATMEWIDGNIGSKLTMKYPAVILKGEGARGMTLSIAIAGKGQHQDAGAKMTHLAPNTSSTIVSKSISKQGGKVTYRGIVHFGRKADGARSNIECDTLIMDNQSTSDTIPYNEILNDNISLEHEAKVSKVSEEQLFYLMSRGISEQEATEMIVMGFIEPFTKELPMEYAVEMNRLIKFEMEGSIG
- the sufD gene encoding Fe-S cluster assembly protein SufD; amino-acid sequence: MTTETKLPFEQEDISSYSAKNNEPAWLSELRIQAFSELEKLPMPKPDKTKIDKWNFTSFKTHAVQSEAFASLEELPEEIKSIIEENGNLYIQRNNTPAHINLSASVKEQGVIFTDIFTAARDHSDLVQKYFMKDGVKVDEHRLTALHAALVNGGAFLYVPKNVEIKEPIQSVFLLDDPDATLFNHVLIVAEDNSSVTYVENYFSTVESNEGIANIVTEVFANANAKVEYGAVDTLSKGFTTYVNRRGVAARDAHIEFALGLMNDGNTISDNITYLMGDGSHGDTKSVVVGRGEQKQNFTTAIIHYGKRSEGHILKHGVVKDSASTIFNGIGKIEYGATKANAEQESRVLMLSDKARGDANPILLIDEDDVTAGHAASVGRVDPLQLYYLMSRGITKKEAERLVIHGFLAPVVNQLPIEGVKKQLVAVIERKVQ
- a CDS encoding DUF72 domain-containing protein, producing MIYVGVTGWGDHDRLYEGGVSQRDKLKEYGAHFPVVEVDASFYAVQPKRNSEKWVAETPASFQFVVKAYQGMTGHQRGEIPFESKKDMFKAFRDSLEAYDTAGKLAMVLFQFPPWFDCKRENVDYLRWCKLEMGDTPVAIEFRNQSWYRPGMIQQTLEFLEKEGWIHTICDEPQAGEGSVPIVLQATDRDKTLIRFHGRNLHGWQKKHAGDNWREVRYLYRYNHRELTEWVANIRKLEDQCKDLYVLFNNNSGGDASDNAKQLIELLDIEYEGLAPKQLGLF